In Bacillus sp. NP247, one DNA window encodes the following:
- a CDS encoding aldo/keto reductase, with protein sequence MHYRTLGNTGITVSEIGFGAWAIGGDEWGPVNDKQSITAMQKAIEYGVNFIDTADVYGLGHSERLVTQAIREHRNNIILSTKGGLIGHHYDPSGEPVYNTAEKVIAVFETSLLRLETDYIDVYFCHIWWDKQEETEAFLRAFEILKREGKVRAVGVSTHDIQYIKHFNKNAEIDVVQLDYNILNRKPENDILPYLQENNLGAVIRGPLKMGILTGKFTNKTTFPDGDLRKEWPKEKWFQEDLQKVEKLRLLSNENQTLGQLALRYVLSHPAVSVAIPGAKTEKQAKENADATTRPILTDEELAYIQSI encoded by the coding sequence ATGCACTACCGTACATTAGGTAACACTGGCATTACTGTTTCTGAAATTGGCTTTGGAGCGTGGGCGATTGGCGGCGATGAATGGGGTCCTGTTAACGACAAACAATCTATAACCGCTATGCAGAAAGCTATTGAATACGGCGTAAACTTTATTGATACTGCTGATGTATACGGATTAGGACATAGTGAAAGGTTAGTAACTCAAGCGATAAGAGAGCACCGTAATAATATCATTTTATCAACGAAAGGCGGTTTAATTGGGCATCACTATGATCCAAGTGGAGAGCCTGTTTATAATACTGCCGAAAAAGTGATCGCAGTATTTGAAACTAGCTTACTGCGCCTAGAAACAGATTATATTGATGTTTATTTCTGTCACATTTGGTGGGATAAACAAGAAGAAACAGAAGCATTTTTACGTGCATTTGAAATATTAAAACGGGAAGGAAAAGTAAGAGCTGTTGGAGTTTCAACTCACGACATACAATATATAAAACACTTCAATAAAAACGCTGAAATTGATGTTGTGCAACTTGATTACAACATATTAAACCGAAAACCAGAAAACGACATACTGCCCTACCTACAAGAGAACAATTTAGGAGCTGTTATACGCGGCCCTTTAAAAATGGGGATATTAACCGGAAAATTTACAAATAAAACAACTTTTCCTGACGGAGATTTACGCAAAGAATGGCCAAAAGAAAAGTGGTTTCAAGAAGATTTACAAAAAGTAGAAAAATTAAGGTTACTCTCAAATGAAAATCAGACATTAGGACAACTTGCACTTCGCTACGTCCTCTCTCATCCAGCAGTATCGGTCGCAATTCCTGGCGCAAAAACAGAAAAACAAGCGAAAGAAAATGCAGATGCAACTACCCGTCCGATACTTACGGATGAGGAATTAGCTTATATTCAGTCAATATAA
- a CDS encoding DJ-1/PfpI family protein, whose protein sequence is MINRWNVGIFLFNEVEVLDFAGPFEVFSVTTTNGEQPFIVHTVSQDGEMIIARNGLKVQPDYSIENLPPVDILIIPGGLGVRENEVENEIIINWIRQQMKEVKLMASVCTGALLLAKAGLLEEKQATTHWASIENFRNVFPNIEVLENIKFVDEGHIITSGGISAGINMSFHIVKNLLGARVAEETAKRMEYDIDLKY, encoded by the coding sequence ATGATTAATCGCTGGAATGTAGGGATTTTTCTATTTAATGAAGTGGAAGTGTTAGATTTCGCGGGCCCATTTGAAGTTTTTTCCGTTACTACAACGAATGGTGAACAACCATTTATTGTACATACCGTTAGCCAAGACGGGGAAATGATTATAGCGCGGAACGGATTAAAGGTACAACCGGATTATAGCATTGAAAACTTACCTCCAGTTGATATTTTAATTATTCCTGGTGGATTAGGTGTTAGAGAAAACGAAGTGGAAAATGAAATTATAATAAATTGGATTCGTCAGCAAATGAAAGAAGTGAAGTTAATGGCTTCTGTTTGTACTGGAGCGCTTTTGTTAGCGAAAGCAGGTTTACTTGAGGAAAAACAAGCGACAACACATTGGGCTAGTATTGAAAACTTTAGAAATGTTTTTCCGAATATTGAAGTATTAGAAAATATAAAGTTTGTAGATGAGGGGCATATTATTACGTCTGGTGGAATTTCAGCCGGAATTAACATGTCATTTCATATTGTGAAAAACTTGTTAGGTGCTCGGGTTGCTGAAGAAACAGCGAAGAGAATGGAATATGATATTGATTTAAAATATTGA